GGAAGCAAGGTGGGGTGGGGATGATGTCAGGCGAGGTGGATGAGGGGTGATTTGCGCTTATTTAGCCCCTTGATTTTGCGCTTGTTTGATTTGTTGTGGGTTTTTAGAAGTCCCCCTGCTCGAGGGGTAGTAGGATAGGCGCCAGGGCAGCTGCAGCTTGCCTCCATGCTGGGTCTGGTTCGATTTGCGGCTGGGATCGAGGGGGAGCTAGGATTTGtttgatttttaatttttttagtcGCCCTGAAGGAGCCTGACAATTGTGAAGAGGCTTGCATTGCTGGTAGAAGATTGGATCCAGGTGAAGTATAGGGGATCCAGCAGATCCGGAGGAGCATTGCAATATGGTGTCAATTTGCATATGCTGGTACATGATGTGGTGTCGATTTGCTTGATTGGTAAAATCTTCTAGCGTCAGGAGGTCATAGGGTTAGAGATTGGTGGTGTTTATGTTTGTTGTGTTGGGTTGAGCGAGCTAGCTACGGCCCGTGCTGTGCGCCATGGTGTAGCAGCCTGAGCATTAGGGCGATTTGTTATTGTTCTTTGTGTGCAATGGTTTTTATGGTCAGCAATGGTGCTTGCTTTTTTTTGCTTGGTATGGTTGTTCAATGGTTTATTTGATCTATAGTTGAAGAGAGGACTATACCACAACATATTGAAAAATCGAAAAGGGCTATTCTCTACCTGAATGTGCTGCTTACTGATCTATTATTGGTTTTATCCTTAACAAAATGCTCTGCAATATAGATTATCATCATATAAGTAGTAAATTGCACACTTAAATTACTGCAATTATGGTGTTTAACATGTGTAATATCCAGTCTTTTAACTGTGTGTTCCATTCTTTTTTGTTCATTTCAGATTCAGATACTAGTTCTGATTTACAGTGAGTTGTTTGATAACTTgattagttttaatttttttgtaTGGTACTGAGCTTCCATCAGAGTACGGTTCTCTGTTGAATATATGCTATTGTTATTGCTAATGCTATGATATGATTTCAGATTCAGATACAATGTATGCTATATATGCTATTGCTAATGCTATGATATGATTTCGATCCTCCATGCATGTGCAGATGTGCTCGCTGATTCACATGATTAAATAGGACTGTCATTTAGTAGTTTTTGTTTATTTGGTTCTGTCAGATACGTTAAATAGGACTGAATTGATTTTTGTTTATTTGTGTGCCTTTGTTATGTAATTTTGATAACTGAATTATGTGTGTACTATACTATTGTACTATCTGTATATTAATAACAAACCATGAGAGTGCTATGCATTCCGCATTTCAGGACTGAATTTCCTTTGCACAATATATGAAAATTGTATAGGGTGAGCAATACTGTCCACAAGCAGCATGTCAAGCATCTAGGTGTTCTGGTCAAAATCATGCTCATATTCTAGTAATTTCCTTCTTTATATAGAAGTCCTTGTACTAGTAATTTTAGCTTCTTATGCACTTGACATGCTAGGCCCTGACCCCTCATCTGTAGAGAGCTTTGCTAAATTTCAATTCGATTGGTTTTTtactgcagctagcaatgagatcATTAACCATTTTTTTGTTATGTAGCCATGGATGATGATGAGTTTCTTTCTGATGGTGAGTCTACAAATGGTGAGAGTGAGGATGATCTTCCTAACAACTCAGAAGAGGAAACCTCTGATCCTTTCAATGATGGCGAGATACTAAGTTCATTTTGAATTTGTTTTTGTGTGTGCACTTGTGTATTATAATAATTTGATATATGATATATCTTGTTGCCTTTTTTAGGATCCAAATCTTGAAGATGATAATATTGATACTAGTGAAATGCTGAAAACTTTGAAGCATGTTCAAAAGCCGTTTGTGGAGTATGTTGTGAAACCTTTGTTTGTTAATATCTGATATATTGTATTGTGGTTGTTTTGTATTACtcctgtagtagtagtagtttaggGTCCATGCTAGTTTTATTGTTCCTGTATATACTGCATGATTATTATACTGTAGATGATTGAGTGATACTGGTGGCATTGTTCTTGTATAGTGCTATTTGCATTTGAACTGTACCTGATATTTTTGTTTCTATTATGTATTCTCAGTTTGCTAAGTTTGTTGAGAAGAAAGGGAAAGCAAGGGGTTCAGGTGTCCAGATTAGAAAGGTAAATTCAGTAGCATTACGATTGAGCGGATGCATGATGAGCATGATATTTCAGGGAATAGGTTTTGTTCAAAAAACATAGCCAACTAATGAAGTTTTTTGCTAAATTTGTCACCATGTTTAGTGATTCTAGTATCCTAACCagattttcttttttgttgcattGTTTTACAGAGTATCAGAACAGTTAGAGGTAGAGGTAAAGGAAAATTGAGTGGCGCTGCAGGTACATCAGAGAGACCAGGAAGTAGGTTTAATAGCAAGTACTTTGGAGAAAAGATAATAGCAAAGTTGGATGAGCGCAAAAAGAAAATTATCAGGCATCATGGCTTTGGAATTTTACTGGAGTACGATGGTTGCTCAGCACCCAGAGGATTTGTGCAATGGATAGCAGATCAAGTAGATGTGAGTTGTAGTGACATAGTAGTTGGAGGGAAAGTGATTCCATTGGATCCATTGTCAGTCCATCTCTTTTTAGGGCTTCCAAATGATGGTGAAGATATTAAGGAGAATTATACTGAGTCTACGAAGAGCAATTTCCTTTCAGCAATCAAGAGCCCTCTTTGCCCACGATCAAGACATTTGGGGACAAGTTGATAGGAGGCACGTTATCTGATGATGACGTGCTTCGATACTTCATGGTTGTAGCCTTGTCTACATTTCTTTGTGCTAATTCTAGTACTTATCCGAGCCCGCAGTATCTAGGTTCATTGATTGATGTATCTAAGGTGAAAGAATGGAATTGGTCAAAGTTCATCTATGATTGGATGTTTTCTTCCATTACAAACTATAGCAAGAAGCATCGGAGTACAATTGGTGGTTGCAGATACTTTCTAGCTGTAAGTGTGCctatatttgtattttttttcctttATTCAGTTGTCCGTTTTTTGGTTATGCAGCATGTTTTAGTGATGCCTTTGAAATCATATGTAGGGTTATTATCTTGATTATATCAACTTTGGAGTACGTAATCAGCTGCCCCTAGATCTGCCAAGAATCCATTGTTGGAAGGGCTCGATGATCAAGACCTTTGCTTCATATGATCGTGTGTCTGGTGAGATTTATGGAAAGCGACCGGTGAGTAGTGAACCTAAAAATTCATATTTGTAGTTGTGATGTTGTGTATCCATGAGCTTTATTGATGTATCATGTATCCTTGCTGCATGAGTTTAGATCTTTCTGGAGTTGTATAAATATTTCTTAGTCTTAGTGCCCTAAGGCTCTTCTGATTCTTACTGTCAGCAAAATGTTGACCTTGTGCTTTCTTAGAAAAAATTCTCTTCTGATTCTGCTAACACAACTTTTCATCTATTTATTGTGGTTTTGCTTACCCAATATACATTGGTGTTGTATTGTCTAGTATGAAAAAAATCTACCAAAAATCTTGAGTGTTGATCTTAGGTTGCTTACTTGATCAAAGGCATTTATTGCAATCACCAATAATATAAATTACAAGTTACGACCATTGCAATTTTAGTTATAAGCATGTGCAATATGCATGTTAAATCTGTGCAAGTGTCATTCTTGTATTAAGTTCATAGCTCAAGATTGTGATTTCTGTAGCGATGTTGTTGGTCTGACTGTGATTAATTTCAGAGGCTGCCTGTTTAGTTTTTAGAACTAGTGGCTATCTATTTAGTTGCAGGCAGTGTTTCATTTTGTCCTGTGCAGTATTTATTAAGTTTTAGAAGTAATTTATCTGCTGTGTGATATCTCAAAACTTTCTACATCTAATAGCCCCTAGTTCTCTATGAAGTTTGTGTGGCTGCCCATGCCTTGTTAACATTCTGTTATTGGGTTTTTGTTGACTTCTAATGCACATCTAGAGTTGTATTAGCTGTATGGGTTTTTTGAGATCACTGGTTGagttgattttatgtaggtgaaaTCCATCGATGACACATGCTATGCTGAAGAGTATCTACCGGAAGAGGCTTGTGCTCTTTTTAGGAGAACTTTGGATAGACGTTGTGATTTCATCAGGACAAATGTATGTGTCTTTGTGCAATCCTTTGATTTGATCATTTCATTACTCTTGTATACTGAAATTTACATGATTCATATGTTACTATTAACTTGGCATTACAGGACATGGATAACATGTGCAATATTTTTGAAAACCACCATACAAGACTAGGCTTTAGGAGCCTGGGCACACTTGTTGCTAAGATGTTTATGTATATGCATAGGACTCATGTAATTAATCGTGGTGGTGATGCTTCTGATGAGGCTGAGGGTTCTGCTGCTAGAGTGCCCCCTCcaagacatgatgatggtgatgatggagtTGTTGATGGTATCCGTGCTGAATATGAAGCTCCTCTTCCTTCTCCAGCACATCataatggtgatgatgatgctgTCCGTGCTAAATATGAAGCCCCACTGCCTTCTCCAGGACATTTTGTTGTGCAAGATGATGTCTTTGATGCGGGAATGGCTGGTGATACAAGTAAAACAGCTGTGAAAGAAGTGGATGGTGCTGCTACTGCTGCAAATAATACCATTATTGAAGATGTGCATCCTACAGTTGCTGCTCCTACtgaaacaaatgaagaagaaTGCTCTATGACTGATAAAATTGAATCTGATGGATTATACGATGGATCTGGTGGTGAGAATTGTCGTGCTTCTCAGTCAACTGAAATTATTCCTTCCAAAGACTCATCAGCTGAAGGTACATGGAATGTTGTGTAACATTTATTTCTGCATTTAGTTGATTTGTTTGTATGTGTGTTCATAATCTTATGATTATTTTCAGGTTCAGCTATAAGTAAAAGGAAGAGGAAAAGATGTGCATCACAATATTCGAGCGCCAATAGTGTAGCATCTAGGACTCGACTCTCTCAATGTCTTAGCAAGTCCCCTCTGAGTCACATAAAAGATCATAATGCTGAGGTGAATGTTCATATTTCTCATTTTATTTGTCTTCAGTTGTTTATTTTCTAAATTGTTGGGTCACTTTTGTCTTTTTAGGCAACTGTGCCGGATCAAACTGGAAATGGATGTAACAAGGATAATACTGTAGTTATTGAGGAAGACCAAGTGTTAACTACTAATGTTGCAACTAAACGTCAAAAGCTCCATCTAAAAGTGAGTTTTGCATTATTTGGTTCTTGTTTTTATATGCTTTTGTAGCTGTTCTGCTATTCCATGATCAGATAGGCATAGGTTCCAGCATATTTTTGCTGTTAGTAATATACACTACTAGGTATTGATGTAGTAAATGAAATACCCTACTGAATAGACTTGTTTCATTCTGTTCTCTATTGTTTAGAAAGGCAAAGCAACTAGTGCATATACTGCTTCCCCCTTGGTTCCTACTGTTCATGAAGGCGAGACAACTAATGCGGCCGCTGCTATGCCCTTGGTTGGTACAGTTGAGAGGGCCCCAGGTTTGTCCCACTGATGAAAAAAAATGCTTTACGAAATCTAAGATATATGAATTGGGTTCATGTTTGAGCATGGTCTCTATGTAGGACAAACAGGAGAAGCACCGAGTCTAAGGAATGCTATTGGTTCTCTGAGTGGTCTTGGTCCTTTTGGAGTGGAGAATGCTCAAGCTGGTTCTAGAGCTGACTTGGATGAAAATGCAGTTTCTGCTCAAGATCTTAATGGTTAGTCCCTATTTTTTATGTTGCATTCTCTTTATCAGTAAATTGCACCTTTGTAATTCTGCAATTGTAGTATTTGAATTGTGCAATATGacttttttatttcatttaagtTTCAGCCTTCTTTATTGTCTTatattttttttgctggaaaagcACCTATCAAGGAACCTTGTCTGAAGACGAAGATTCCATTCTTTCGTAGCCCTAGTGTACCTTCGTTCAGAATGTTTGAAGAACTAGATGACTTAGGAAATTATGTTGCAGATCCTAACTTGAGGCGCCCTGTTGGTACTACTTGTGATACATCTTGTCCTCTTGATAGAGCGTTGTCTATGGTACATGTCCTCTTCCATCTTGTTTATTCTTCCCATGCTAAGTCATTATATATTATGTATATGAAATTTTATTTATTCTTTGTTGCTGCAGTTGAGTAGAGTTTCTACTTCAGGTCAGAATGTTGGTGCTAATATGTCCCATGGAGGTGTCCCTGGAAATGTatgttgttttgtttctatagATGCCAAGTAGTTTTTGATGTACAAGGAATGTTTTCCCACCTGATTTAGTTTCATTTTTTCATAGGTTGAAACCAAAAGCAACTTGAACTTGAAATCTAGGTCTGCATCTAAAGAATGGGTTTTTGTTGATAAGCCGACGTCTCCTAGAGGTGGTAATGTGAGCAATGAGGAAACCATTGGCACTGGAAATGCTGGGACTAAGATAAATGGGAATGTTGAAAATGTAATCCTCCCTATTGCATTATATCGATTTTGTATTGTGATGTAACTTTTGATCTCTCTGGTCTTATTTCTGTATTTATTGTTGTTTTAGGACGTTATCCGTATGGAGTCTTTACCTTTAACTGAATATTCTGAGATCGAAGAAGATCCAAGTCAACCTGTTCCTCTTGCTGCAGTCAGTCCTTATGGAGATCCTATAAAAATTGTAATTAGGCGTACCTAATCTTATCATTCTAGAAAGTTTGTGGTGGGAGATAATGTGATGGTGCCTGCTTCCTTCTGCTTTATCTTTTTTGGAGACATTGTAGTAGAAGGGGAAGTAGTTAGTACAATGCTACATGGTAGCAGTTGGGGCTGCTTTCGGATCATGTAATAgcttatatatatttggagtaAATGCCCCCTTCTTTTTTCTTTGATAGTGTATCGTATTGTGTTTGTGTGATTTTTTGTGATGCATTTTTAGGATATATTGAAATTATTAGATCCTTGCTCTAACACTATTAGTTTTTCCATTTTTTCGAACAATTTTATGTGTTCCTTGTTGTATGTTTTGTAGACACCTATTCAATCACGTCTTCCATCCCATCGTGAAAAGTCTGTGGTTGGTGTGCCTTGCTTGTCTGCAAAGTCTATTGGCAGCTATGGATTTGTATTGAACTCTGAGTCGTCCAGTGAAGTTGTTTGGCAGTCTTCGAGTTCAAAGGTTGCTATTCATCGTCCTAGACGGCTTGCGAAGCCCAGCATGTACAAGATCAGCCCTTTTATCATCCCTCAATCCAAGATTAGTGTGTCCAAACTTGAATCTGATGTGTATGAAGCTGTTTTGAAGATGGGAGAAAGCAGCGAACACTTGAAGTAAGTTTGAAATTTACACAATTTTCCCATTCTTAGCCTTCTGCAGCACCGTGTGTTAATACTTGTACCAATTCACTGTGAATTGTTTTGTTTTTGTGTTTGCAGTCTAAAAGTGGTGGATTATGGGTTTGTTGTTGTCTTGTTGAGTGCACTTTCATCTTCTCTTCGGCCTGGCGGAAaggtcaaccattttgtagtgaaCGCATTTTGCAAGCTGCTGTTCCTTAGAAAACACCCCAGGGATTCTAGAAAGCATTACTTCTTCTCTAAAGTTGGGGTTAGTagtcgttgatgtattctttgtaaACTATATGTTTGCACTATATGGAAATAATATCGGTCAATTTGTTATTGTAGGATTATCTTATTGGAAATCATGGTCGtgatgatgagaaggagaaggagctatTTGAGACTGCTGTGAGATGCTTTAAGGGTGCTCATCGTGCCAGGCCTTTAACATCCAGCGACTATGTGCGTAACATATCTTCTCTATTGTTTGAAAAAGAGTACTAGCATAAATGTTGTGTTCTAGTCCTACTATgtgatgttactaataatcacaaTGTTTGTTATTTTGTCAGCTCTATTTTCCAATACTCTTCCATGATCGGTGGTATGTTGTTGTACTGTATTTTAGCCTGAGATGGTGTATAATCTTGGATTCATGCACAGTGTGCTTTGGAGTAGACTCAGCTTTCCACAAAGCTGTGAAAGATGAATTTGTAAGTATCAGTTTGTATTTGTATATGCACCATTTGTCTATTTTCAGTATTGCAGTGGCAGTTTTTTCCCATTATTTTCAGTTCTACAGTAGTTTACTATATCCTTCATCGAAACAAATATTATTTTGCATGGTGTAGTCATTTTTTTTGCCTGATTTGTAGCTAGAAAACTTGGCCACCGTCTGGAAACAAGTTGTTAATATCGACTATGGCTTACATGCATTCCATGTCTTCTTTGGAACTGTACCCCAGCAATCTGATAAGTATGTGATTGAAATGTAGTCCTTTGATTTATATAGATCATGTGGATTTTGTTTGTGCTTATAGTCCCATTGTTTCCTatttttccctttttctttttcttttttcagcaTAATCAATGATAGTGGTGTGTATGCTATAAAGAATCTAGAGCATTTTGAAGTCCATCTGAATATGTTGGAGAAGTACACCGAAGATGATATTAGTCAACTTCGCATCAAACTTGTTAATGACATGGTTTTCAATGAATACAATAGTGCATATGATGGTACATGCAAAGTGAAGGAGGTAATATTAGTTCCAACGTCACTTTGTTTATTATAACTTCACGTTTTTGAATCTGATtgtttgtttctatttttttctttctcaGGTCTCTGGCAATTTGAATCAGGGAGCATTATTTGAGGCTTGTCTCTAGATCTTGCGTTTAGGTCAATATAGGGTGTAGGTTCTTGCTATGAGTGCATGCCACTTTGTAAAGAAGTAGCTAGTTTGGTGAGAGCATTTGATGCTAAAATGGTTGTAAATTTTAATATACATTGAAGAGGCTAAAGTAAACAAGATGATAATATTCTGTTGGATTGCTGATGTTAACTCTTTTGTACCCATTATTCTAGTTTTATGGTTTTGTCTATAAGTGTTTTTTGTTGTGTACTACTAACCTTTTATAGGGAAGACAAGGAGAAATTTGAGGGTTGTGCATGTTCCTCTTGTCTTCTTGTTTATAGATAGTTCAATTGGGTCTTGTGTTATATTATTATGAATTTGATTTTGTTCTTACAGACCAAGATGTTGAAGTATGACTTTTGTGCATGGATACTAGAAGCACCATGAGGGTACGCGGTCAGTTAAAGTCCAACCAGCATCTTATTGAGATCCTTTGTCCTCAGTACCATGGCAACAGGTGAGTTTTGCATTTTTTAAATTTAGTCTGTGTAGCACTTGCTTTTTAACTCATTGATAGTTGTTGAATTGATCATATGATGACAATATGAGTCGCCTTGTTATATGTTTCTTGTGATTTCTTTGTTATTTGTGATTGTGCTTACCCTCACCTAGTTTGtatccttgtccttccatagaaataaATTGTCCTTTGTGCTCTGTCCTATGTGATCTGTGTTTGTGTTAgatgaaggtttgtggaggtaggCCAAGATGTGGGGGCTGTTCCATCTTTGTTTTTCTTGAATGATTTCACAGGAGGTTCGATGGCCTCATCAATAATTGTTTTGTGTTTTTCTTGATCTAGAATGAATTCATCATTTAGTTGTCTGTCCTGTTCTGTATATTCTGTGCAACCATTTCTTGCATATTGATTATGTATTGTGATTTGACTACATTGTCTTATTTGTTGGGTTTGTCTGTACAGGAAGATGGGAAGGCCACCTAGCTCCAATTCTACCGATATTAGGAGTGGGAGGCCACCTGAGCAAGTTAGATCAGAACATGCCATTGCTCAAGCAGAGGGTCGCCTTTCTTGATATTGCTAGGATTTGTGAACTCTTTGTGTGAGTGAttgaaatatttatgtgttgataATTTTAGTTGTGAAGCGTGATGGTAATTTTCATAACAAGGATGACTCAAAAGTTGTTATTTTTTTGCAGcttgcaacaaaaaagaaaaatgacaatCCAATTGAAACCATGGATGAATCATATGGCAGGTATGTATGTCTGCACCAAGTTCtcttagcagtagcagtagctgtAGGACACTGCATATGTAAACCAAACAACTTAAATATTCAGTTATGTAATTGCAGTTTGATGTAATATAAATTGCCAGTGTAGGGCACTGCAATTTTAGTTATGAGCACGTGCAATCCATGTTTTATCAAGTTGCGGCCCAGTAGTCTCTTCCAGTAGCCTCAGATAGATACATTTCATTGTAGGTCTAAAGATATAATAGTATTGAATTTACAATTGCTCTATTACTaataaattacataaattatttggCCACTGTAGTTGCAGCTATTAGCATTCCATCTCTTGTTTTTGGTTTTCTCAATTCTTGACTTTCCCCTTCTTTGCTTTGCTTGCTGCACTTGCACTGCTACTATTTATTGGTGTTGTCAACATCTCCTGCATGATAATATCAACAACATTAGATGAATATACATATGAAGAAGTGACATCTGTTGTTGTAGTGCTAACATTTACTTTTTGCCTATGTTTCTCTGTGTTACCTGATttccttttctttgtttttttaggCACAGGAGGAAGATGCTTTTTTTGGCATGTCTTGATGTTATGCCCTCCTTCACGACAGTGTGTACAGGTAAAGTTGCTTTTTGCTTTGCTTCTGATGTCCTCAACTATTCCTATTTGCCTGGTCACTTTCTTGGGCCTTCCTCTTTTCTGAGCATTATTAGGGTCTTGCAAAAGCATTGTATCACTTTCTTGAGCTGATTCTGTTTGAGGTAGTCTGACTGCATCATTAGCATCTTGCAAAACATTAGTACCACTTTGTTGAACAGATTGTGATTGTTGCAGTCTGACTTCATCTGCTGGTTCATTGAGTTTTCTTTGCATTCGCTCGGCTTCTTCTAGAACATAGTTGAATGTTTCCATTGTTCTTGATCCATCTGAAGCAATATTGCTCAACTTGTTTGACAATATGTTGTGCCTCAATGGCCTGCTCTTCTCAATCTCTATTTCTGGTACAGTATTCTGCCTTGTCAACTGTTTCCTCTCTTTAGCCCTCCATCTTTCAATGAAATAACTGTCATCTAGCTGAGATATATTTAGGTTTGTGAGCAC
The nucleotide sequence above comes from Miscanthus floridulus cultivar M001 chromosome 18, ASM1932011v1, whole genome shotgun sequence. Encoded proteins:
- the LOC136522467 gene encoding uncharacterized protein, with product MIKTFASYDRVSGEIYGKRPVKSIDDTCYAEEYLPEEACALFRRTLDRRCDFIRTNDMDNMCNIFENHHTRLGFRSLGTLVAKMFMYMHRTHVINRGGDASDEAEGSAARVPPPRHDDGDDGVVDGIRAEYEAPLPSPAHHNGDDDAVRAKYEAPLPSPGHFVVQDDVFDAGMAGDTSKTAVKEVDGAATAANNTIIEDVHPTVAAPTETNEEECSMTDKIESDGLYDGSGGENCRASQSTEIIPSKDSSAEGSAISKRKRKRCASQYSSANSVASRTRLSQCLSKSPLSHIKDHNAEATVPDQTGNGCNKDNTVVIEEDQVLTTNVATKRQKLHLKKGKATSAYTASPLVPTVHEGETTNAAAAMPLVGTVERAPGQTGEAPSLRNAIGSLSGLGPFGVENAQAGSRADLDENAVSAQDLNDPNLRRPVGTTCDTSCPLDRALSMLSRVSTSGQNVGANMSHGGVPGNVETKSNLNLKSRSASKEWVFVDKPTSPRGGNVSNEETIGTGNAGTKINGNVENDVIRMESLPLTEYSEIEEDPSQPVPLAAVSPYGDPIKITPIQSRLPSHREKSVVGVPCLSAKSIGSYGFVLNSESSSEVVWQSSSSKVAIHRPRRLAKPSMYKISPFIIPQSKISVSKLESDVYEAVLKMGESSEHLNLKVVDYGFVVVLLSALSSSLRPGGKVNHFVVNAFCKLLFLRKHPRDSRKHYFFSKVGDYLIGNHGRDDEKEKELFETAVRCFKGAHRARPLTSSDYLYFPILFHDRWYVVVLYFSLRWCIILDSCTVCFGVDSAFHKAVKDEFLENLATVWKQVVNIDYGLHAFHVFFGTVPQQSDNIINDSGVYAIKNLEHFEVHLNMLEKYTEDDISQLRIKLVNDMVFNEYNSAYDGTCKVKEVSGNLNQGALFEACL